The genomic interval ATCATGCAGGAAACAAGGAGCTTCGATGCCGGCAACGGTACCTCATTCTCCCTGCGTTCAAAGGAAGAAGCAAACGACTACCGCTATTTTCCGGAACCGGACCTGGCTCCCTTTCATCTTACAGACGAATACCTGGACAGCATCCTGAAAGCGCTGCCCGAACTGCCGGAGGCAATGGTACAACGGTATGTCAGCCAATACGGACTGCCCGAGTATGACGCCCGTGTGATATGTGATGACAAGGCAACGGCAGACTATTACGAACAGGTAGCCTCTATCATTCCTGCACATAAAGCAGTGGCCAACTGGTTACTGGGCCCGGTTAAATCCACCCTCAATGAACAGGGTGCGGCCATGGCGGAATTCCCCTTGCCACCAGCCGCATTGGCCGGCCTGATACAACTTGTTGAAGATGGAAAGGTCAGCTTCTCCATCGCCTCTTCCCGCATCTTCCCGGAACTGCTGCAACACCCTGCAGAGCAGCCATTGGATATTGCTACACGTCTCAACCTCCTTCAGGATAACAATGCAAATAACATTGCACCTATCATTGATGAAGTCCTCGCCAAGTATCCGGATAAAGTAGCCGAATTCCGCGGTGGTAAAAAAGGATTGATGGGACTCTTTGTAGGCGAGGTGATGAAACTCTCCAAAGGCAAAGCTGATCCTAAACTCACCAACCAGCTGCTGGCAGAAAAACTGAAATAACTATAACTGATCAATATGAAGAAATTTGCTTTATGGGCAGTAGCCGGACTATTCCTGGCCAGTTGCTCGCAACAGACAGAGAAGGGAGATTTTGTTATCAATGCACATATAGACAATGCTCCTTTAGGTAAAATATACCTGGAGGAACTGACGCTGGAAGAAGCGAAGATCGTGGACACTGCTGTGATAAAAGATGCCAGCGGTAAATTCACCCTCAAAGGTATGCTGCCGGAACAGGCGCTTTACCGTATCCGTTTCGCTGATAATAACCGCTTTATCCTCCTGGGCCTCGATGCTGGTACGATGAGCATCGAAGGCGATTACAATCACCTGGAACAGGTTAAAATTGAGAATTCCGAAGCCTCTTCAGAAATACAGCAGTTGCTGAATGAAGCGAGCTCAAAGAATATAGCGCTGACAACAGAGATGAAAACCCTTGACAGCCTCTATCAGGCTAAAACGCCCGACAGCGTAATGAAACCAAGGGTGGCTGCATTCGAGGCAAAACGAAATGATCTCGAACAGTTCATCCTGAAAGCGGCAAAAGACACTAAATCTCCTGCTGTTGCTGCATTCGCACTGAGCATGGTAAGCACACCTACCTTACTGCAGGATCAGAAAGTGATCAACGAATTAAAGACCCGTTTTCCTGAAAATACACTGATTGCCAGCTTTACAGAAAAGCTGAACGAAGTGTCCAAAAAGAGCGCTGCTCCTGCTACAGACGCCATGGCTGGTGAAGACGAAAATATGACAGCTGTGAAGATCGGCCAGGTGGCACCAGACTTTACACTGCCCGACCTCTCAGGAAAAGCCACCAGCCTCAGCTCCTTCAGGGGGAAATATGTGCTGGTAGATTTCTGGGCAAGCTGGTGCAAGCCATGCCGTATGGAAAACCCTAACGTGGTACAGGCTTATAACACTTACAAGAATAAAAACTTTACTATCCTCGGTGTATCGCTAGACAGAACAAAAGAGGCGTGGGCAAAGGCCATACAGGCCGATGGTCTTACCTGGAGCCATGTGAGTGATCTGAAATTCTGGGAATCTGCAGTTGTTCCTTTATATGGACTGAACTCCATTCCATCCAACATGCTGCTCGATCCGGAAGGAAAGGTGATCGCTGTCGGACTAAGAGGACCTGACTTACAGGCCAAGCTCCAGGAAGTATTGAAATAATTACACCAGCAAATAAAAAAAGCGTCCGCCATCTGGCGGACGCTTTTTTTATTTGCTGGTTGACCACGGTTATTTTTTGTACCCCGGATTCTGTTCTATGTTACGGTTCACATCGGTTTCCCTTTGTGGAATGGGGAAGATCGCCGTATTTGAAGTTGCCTCAATGGTGCATCTGGGCGTATTCAACTGCTCCGGATTATTACAATGATTTCTTACAATATCCAGTTTATTTCTCAACAGGTCGAAATAACGATGTCCTTCAAACATGAACTCCACACGTTTCTCTTTGAGCACTGCTGCCAATACCGCATCATTGGCCACATTTTCCAGGGCTGCCAGGTTCCTGTGCGTGCGGATCGCGTTTACATCTGTCAGTGCGGCGGCATAGTTACCTTCCTTTGCATAGGCTTCGGCGCGCGCCAGGTACATTTCTGATATGCGCAGTATTTTAGGACTGTGCAAGCCGGAAATACCCTGCTGACCGGTAAACTTGTTATTCTGGAATTCTGAAGGACTGCCATTAAACGCAGAAATAAAAACCCTTCTCGCATCGCCAGGCTCCAATATATTCACCAGGTCGGGAGATACACGGATATCACCATAACCAGGCTTCCTGAACATCTGGCCAAGGTTATCAGAACCTGCTGTCTGGATGTCAAGTATTTTCAGCGTAAAAATGTCTTCTCCTGTACCTGGTGTGTTGTAAAAATCAGCTAAGCTATTGGCAGGCTGAATAGCATAACCAGCATTGATCACCCTCGTTGCCTCGGCAATAGCGGCGGCATTATCGCCTTTATACAGGTATACCCTTGCCAGCAGTGCAGATGCTGCATAGGAACTGGCGTTGAAAGGATCGTTGGTTGCTTCGGGCAGTAATGATTTGACCTCGGTCAGATCGGCAATGATCTGCGCATATACCTGATCTACCGTATTCCTTTTCGGCGAGCCCACTTCGAATTTCGTTATCACCGGCACTCCCAGCGATGTACCCCCGCCAACAATATATGGCTCAGCAAAGAAACGTAACAGATCAAAATGCGCCAATGCACGGATAAACAATGCCTGCCCCTTGGCAAAGTTCTTTTCTTCAGCCGTACCATCGCTGATGACAGGTATGCTGTTGATAATATTGTTAGCTCTTAAGATCACAGCGTATGCCCTGTTCCAGACGCCGGTTACATCCACATCTGAAACGATCCAGCTCAATCGCCAGCTGGACAGGAAGCGGTTACTGTTGCTTGTAGAAAGATACACGTTATCAGCAGTGATCTCGCCCAGTATCAGGTAGTTCCTTCCATAATAATCTGTGGATCTCATACCGGCATACATACCGTTCACCGCGGCATTCACACCTTTGATATTTGACAAGGCTTCATCCGTCGGCAGTTTATCTGCCGGCGAAAGCGCCAGTTCTTTATTGCAGCCCTGACCGACAGATAACAGGACCAACATAACCATATACACGAATATTCTTTTCATAAATAAGATCTTTGCTTGAATTAGAAATTAACGTTTACGCCGAAGGTGATGCTCTTGGCAGGAGGATATCTGAAGAACTCCATCGCACTGATATCCTGCTCAGGGTCCCATCCTGTATACCCGGTCCAGGTGGCGATATTGGCCGCCTGTGCATAGAATTTAACATCACTCACGTTAATAGCGCGCATCCATCTTTTTGGCAGGCTGTAACTCAGGTTAATGTTCTTAAGACGAAGAAAGGAACCATTTTCCAGGTACCTGGTTGACTGTGCATTGTTACCGTTATGGTTACCGCCAGGAATTGGCTTTGGACGTTCTGCCACATCACCGGCTTTCCGCCAGTAGTTCTGTGCAGCTAGTTTATCATAGCCAAATCCGAAATAAGCACCGTCAGCGTCTCCCAGTATCCTTGTTCTGTTAAGGATCTTACTGCCGGTTACACCGTAGAAGAATACGCTGAGGGATATACCTTTATAGCTTACGGTGTTTGTCAATCCACCGATAAATTTCGGCTGACTATTACCAACTATTTTTCTCTGCGCAAGGTTGATATTGTTGGTGGTTTTACCATCTGCGGTATACCATAATGGATCACCGTTGTCTTTGTCAACACCTGCCCACTCATTTAAATACCAGCTCTGTACCGCTTCGCCTACCCTGTGTAACTGAGTAGTGGAAGCAGATACATCCTGTCCGCCATACAGTGACAGTATCTTATTTTTATTGGTAGATACGTTCAGTTCAGTGGTCCATGTCAGGCCGGAAGCAGCCTCAATATTCTTGCTGGTGATCAGTGCTTCGATACCTTTGTTTTCCAGAGAACCAACGTTCACAGGCTGGGTCAGAAATCCGCTGGTAGAGCTCACCGGGGTATTCATCAGCAGGCCATCGGTCCGGCGTCTGTAAACATCAATAACTGCCGTCAGCCTGTTTTTAAAGAAACCGAGGTCCAGGCCAATGTTGAAGGATTTATTTCTTTCCCATGTCAGGTTCCTGTTACCAATAGTGGAAGGAGCGTTGCCAGGCTCGCCATTATAGGCAGTACCATAGTCATATAAAGCGGTTGCCACGAAGTTGTCAAAGTCAGCATTACCGGTAACACCATAGCTACCTCTCAGACGCAGATCAGAAAAGACTTTCTGCGATTTCATAAATGCTTCTTCCATCACTTTCCAGGAAGCCCCCACAGAATAGAATGTACCAAAACGGTTATTCACACCGAACCTGGAAGATCCATCTGTTCTGATACTACCGCTCAGGTTATACCTGTTCTTAAAAGTGTAGGTCAGCTGCCCGAGATATGACAGGAACGTATATTCTGTACCGTTACCACCTACGTCCTGCGGAACAGCGGTTACATCCAGCACTTTCAGTTTGCCGGTTACAAGACCGATACCGTCAGCGCTGATGCTCCTTGACTTAAACCTGTTATATTCAGTGAGTGCCAGGTAATCGAGCTGATGATCTTTATTGATCTTAATAGCGCCGCTGATGGATAACTGGTTGGTCAGCGTAGTGTTCTTTACGTTTGCATTATAGACCTCACCGCTCTTGGATGGTTCCGCCGTATTGATACCGTCTCCGGTGGTAGGGTCGTAGAAGAGATTGGCCTCACCATACACCAGGTCCATATTTACTTTCTCCTGCACTTTCAGCCAGTCGAACACGCGATAGCCTACACTGAGTGAGCCGAGGCCCCTGAAGTTGGTCAGGCGTTTGTCGTTCAGCGGCACAGAATACAGGAAGTTATCGCCGCTGGCAGCGTAAAATTCCGGTTCCAGTCCTGTATACATAGAGCCGTCAGCCTTGTAGGGGCTTTGGAAAGGAGACACGAAATAGGCGCCTAATATCGGGCTGGAATAATAGTTTCCGCCCATTGCATTATTCGCATTACTTTGAGACAGGTTGAGGTTCATAGCAATGTCCAGATGATCATTCACCTGCTGGGACACATTGGAGATGACAGTATATTTTTTAAACCAGGAATTGATCACGGTTCCTTCCTGGTTCTGATATCCACCGGAGATGTAAAACTTTGTTTTATCTGTTCCACCGGAAGCAGCAAGGCCATAATCCTGTGTGGTGGCGGTACGGAAACCGGCTTTATGCCAGTCGAAGGCTGTTTTCAGTAATGACGTAGGAAATTGATCATCTACTTCTGCCGGAGTAGCGCCATTGATGGCCAGTACATCCCGGTTGTAGGCCAGTGATTCTTCGGGCGACAGCATACCGGATTTGCCAAAGCTGGCTTTTGCAGAACCATATTGCGCTCTTGCATTGAAAGTGGTAACGCCGGCTTTCCCCTTTTTAGTGGTGATCACGATCACGCCATTAGCGCCTCTTGAGCCGTACAAAGCAGTAGCGGCAGCATCTTTCAGTACGTTTACACTTTCAACGTCATTGGCATTCAGGTTTGCAAGCAGGTCGTTCGACTGTAAAGCAAGGCCAGAGGTATTATTAATGTCCCTGCCATCTACGATAACACCATCTATGACATACAGCGGTGCAGCGCCGGCACTGATAGAGCCGACACCACGGATCCTTACGTTCTGTACGGCGCCCGGTTGTCCTGAAGCCCCGCCGACAAATACGCCGGCCGCTCTACCCTGCATGGCCTGGTTAATGTCAACGAAGGGAGTGTTGGCAATTTTCTCTCCGGTCACTTCAGACACAGAACTTACTTTCTTTTGCCTGTTGGTATTGCCATAACCGGTAGCGATGTACTCACTCAGTACATTATCGGCAACAAGGGAGATGGTCAATATTCCACTGTTACCGGGTTTCACTGTTTTTGCGGCAAACCCGATGGAAGATACGATCAGGGACTGGTTTGCACCGATCTCAATACTGAAATTTCCGCTTTGGTCAGTGGTGGTTCCTTTGTTGGCACCCTGGATCCTGACAGTGGCATAGGGTATGCCGGCGCCGTCTTTGGCGTCTGTAATTTTCCCTTTGATCGTTCGTGTTTGGGCAAGCGCGGGCATCACGCTAATGGCCACGAATAGCCACAGGAGTAAAGTGTGTTTCATAAGCGATTTTGATTGATGAAAAAACGTCCGGTTATTTCTTGCTACATAGAAAAAAATTTAGGATCGCACAACGCGTCAGCAATCATGTGCAGAGGATTCTGCGCATGCATTACTGCTTTACGGATTTAACTGTGTGAAACGGGCTGTGGGTTACGCCTCAGGTATCAGGAATACAGCCCCATATCAATCAGTACAGAGAAAAACCGGGTTGTCAGTTCATTAGTTAAACAATAAATACAATTCCTTTCGTCGGGCAATTAAAGTGGTAGTCGGGTTTCACTCTAAGGAATTAAGATTCAGATTTTGGTTCTTTAGTACTTACAATAAGTTGTTAATGCAATATATGAAATCACCGGAAATTATTCTGCACATTTTTTTCAATATAATGTAAGAAAAATGCTTCCGTATAAACCCCGAATACCCACGACCATGCATGATAATACCTGTTTTCATATATGCAGTGTTCGGGAAATATAACGCATAAAATACTAACAATGTTAATAGGTGGCAGGTCTTACAATGTGCAGCAAAACCTGTAAGCGAAGCCGGAATATTTTACATTATCAATACGGGCGTGATCATTCGGAGGCATTGCCTGTCGGGGCATTGACATTGAGAGCTTATGCCATGCGGCGTATTGTTACCGGGTGGTATTCTCTGTGCGCAGCCTAATCCGTGGGATATCGAAAGTTATAAATACGCCGCTCCTGGCGGAACAAAAAAAGAGCGGCTGTTCATTCTGAACAGCCGCTCTTTTTATAAATGTTTTATAGTGATCAGTACCCCGGGTTCTGATGTCCTTTCAATGCAGGGCTCAGGTCAATTTCGCGTTGGGGAATAGGTAGTATCACCCGGTCTGCGCCCGCTTTTTTCTCCGGATCATTGGCCCGCAGTGATTGTCCTCTTCTCAGCACATCCATTCTGCGGTGTCCTTCGAAGCAGAGCTCTTTACGTCTTTCATTCAGGATGGCAGTGATCAGTGCATCAGTAGTAGCGAAGGTAGTGATGGTCCATTCATCGAGTCCTGCACGTTTTCTCAATGCATTCATCAGGTCGATGGATTCCTGGTTCACACCATTCGTGGCAGCCAGTGCTTCAGCCCTGTTCAGGTACATTTCGGTGACCCTGATCATCGGAGAATTGTCTTTTGCGGGAGATACACTGGGAAACTTCAATGTGAACCTTCTCTTTTCAAGGTTAGCCGCGGTACCTTCGTCGCTCATCGCAAACCTCTTGTCACCCGCTTCTGCAGAAAATGCCTGTATCAATTCGGGAGAGAAGGGGCATGCACCGCTGCCGTTCACACCCGTGGGGCGATAGAAGTAGCCCCAGCTACTGCCTCCCGGATCGGTGTCTGTATTCTGAATGGAAAACACATCTTCTTTTGTATTACCGTCATAGAAGGCATAGTCGCCGGCCAATTTATAATAAGGAGCATCCAGCACTGCTTTTGCATACTGCGCTGCTTTGTCCCATTGTTCACGGTACAGGTACAGCCTTGACAACAGTGCATTTGCGGCGCCCTTGGTGGCGCGGCCCCTGGCCAGCATAGGATCGCTGAAAGTATCGCTCAGGTCAGGCAGCGCTTCCAGCAGATCTTTTTCTATCTGCGCCTGTACGTCATTTACTGTACCTCTGGCCGGGTATGTAATGGTACCATCAAAAGCCGCCGTTACCACCGGAATACCGGGCGCACCGCCCTGCGATACCTGGTAAGGCTGAGAAAAGAGATTGAGCAGGTCGAAATAGAGGATAGCTCTCATGAACTTTGCTTCCGCTACGTACATTTTACGGTCCGCTGTTGTAAACGAAGCGTCCTGTATACCCGGCACCTTGTCTACTACGGCATTGGCGCCCATAATAGCGTCAAAGTGAATACGCCACATCTCACTCACGATAGAGCTGGAAGGAGAAGTGATAAAATTGCTGATATCACTCATCGAAGAACCCAGGTAATTGACGTTATCGGCCATAAAATCCGCAATAATCTGAGGCTGGCCTCCAAATACCTCCTGACGTTGAGAACGGCTATAAACGCCGTATAATGCGCTTAAAGCAGTTGGCCCCGAAGTAAATACATCTTCTGTAGGAATCTGCTGCTCGGGTTCCTGGTCCAGATCCTTGCTGCAGGAAAACAGGCTGGTACAGGTAAGCCCTGCCAGCAGCCATATTAATATCTTTTTTTGCCCGTTCATTTTGGCTGTTTTCATATTTTAGAATAACAGGTTCACACCCACAGTGATAGTCTTAGGTTGAGGCAGGGAAAAGTATGATTCTCCGGCTACCTGGCCATTTGAGCCATACAGGGATACCTCAGGATCAGCGCCACGGAATTCCTTCTTCGTTACTGTCCACAGATTCTGGCCCAGCACATATAACCTTGCACCGCTCAATACATGCGTATTGCTCAACAAATTTGATGGCAGATTATATCCCAGCGTCAATGTTTTCAGTCGCAGGAAAGACCCGTCAAACAGCTGCCTGGTAGACAATTGGTTAAACGGCATGGTCTTCCAGGAAGCGCTGGTAGCTGCCGGCGCAAGAGCCTGATCGCCAGGCTTCTGCCAGTAATTCAGCATGTCTTTGCTCAGGTTGGAATTGGTCAGCGTTGCGTTATCCAGGGTCTGGAATTCATTCAGCATGACTTTATTACCGTAAGAGAAGTAGAAATTAACACCAAGGTCAAATTGTTTATAACGTACCGTGTTATTGAAACCACCTGTCAGTTTCGGCATAGCATTGCCGGCTATTATCTGGTCATTGGCGGTAGGAGTAGTGGTAGCTTTCCCGTCTTTGGTATACCATTCAGGATCTCCCGTTTGCGGATTGATCCCTTTATAATTAAGCACATAGAACGAGTTCAGTGCATATCCCTGTATTACCCGCTGGCCACCGAATGAACTGAGCACATAGTTTCTGCCTTCTTCATCTCTGCTATCCGAAGACAGCTTTATTACCTTGTTCTTCACAAAACCCAGGTTAAGGCTGGTGGTCCATTGAAGATCTTTTGTACGCACAGGCACTCCTGTTATTTGCAGGTCTACACCGCGGTTACGCATCTTTCCCGCGTTGCGGGTAGAAAATCCAAAACCGGTAGTAGAAGGCACCGCTTGGTACAACAGCAGGTCCTGGGAATTTTTGCTATAGTAATCCACTGTCAATTGTATCCTGTTGTCCAGCACATTTACTGCCAGGCCGAGGTCGAATTGTTTCGTTTCCTCCCAGCCCAGGTTCAGGTTCTTGATCTGGCTTGGTCTTACTCCCGGCTGTCCTGCATAGCCGGCATCACTCGCAGAATACAGTCCCAGATAATCATAGTAGTTGATACGGTCATTACCGGTTACGCCATAACTGGCGGTCAGTTTCATGTAATCTATAAAATGCAGTTCCTTCATAAACTGCTCCTGAGAAATGATCCAGCCACCGGATACCGCCCAGAAATTGCCGTATTTCTTATTGGTCCCAAAACGGGAAGAACCGTCCCTGCGTAATGATCCTTCAAACAGGTATTTATCCTGGAAGCGATAGTTAGCACGGAAAATGTAAGATTCCATGGCCCAGCGCTTACCGGTTGCAGAACCTGTGGTCACTGCGGCAGATCCCACATTGGGCAACTGGTCGTTTACGAAACCGTTACCGGTCACTTTAATATCATCATATCTGGCTGTTTCATAGCTATATGCGGCTAACAGCGTTACATGATGGTCAGCTCCTATGCTTTTATCGTAGTTCAGGCTATTAGTGCTCAGCCATTTATTATCCTGCCAGAGGGTACGGCTGGCAGAGCCGGGCGTTGTAGTGTTGCCTGTAAGTTTCGCCGACCTGCGGATGCGTTCTTCTGTTTCCAGGAGATCGATGCCCCAGTCGGTCTTTACCCAGAGATCTTTTGTGATGTTGACCTTTGCATAGGCATTGCCTGTGTTGCGGCGGGTATAGTATTTATTGGTGCTTAAAGCAATATTGGCGAGTGTATTGGTGGTCGGATTCGCAAACTGTCCGTCGTCTGTATAGGCGGGCGTGAATGGCGTATTAAGGAATGCGGCTGTATAAGGCGGCAGGTTGTTGTTGCCACTGGCATTTCCCTCCTGGTAGATGCGGTCCATGTTTGTATAAGCCGTACTGAAATTAACGCCCAGTTGCAGGTATTTGCTGGCTGTATGCTCCAGGTTCAGTCTTCCGGATAACCTTTGCAGGTTGTTGCCGATCACGAAGTTCCCGTCATCCATATAGTTACCACCTACATAGAAACGGGTCTTGTCGTTTCCTCCGCTGGCACCAAGTGCATAGTTGTTCGTACGGCCGGTCCTGGTAACCAGGGAAGGCCAGTCGGTGCTTTTTGCGGGGAAATCGACAGGCGCCGTTCCTTTTACTTTGGTGATGTAGTTATTGTAAAAAGTACGGTATTCATCCCCGTTCATCACCTTCAGCTTATCCGTGGGGCTTACCCAGCCGGTATAATAGTCCAGTCTGATCTGGGTTTTATTGTTCAGGGCACCTTTCTTTGTTTCTATCAGTATAACCCCATTTGAGCCCCTGGAGCCATAAATGGCGGCAGCGGCTGCATCTTTCAGTACAGTGATAGTAGCAATATCTTCCGGATTGATTTCCAGCAGCGGATTCAGGTTTGCGCCACCACCGTAAGAGGTATTGTAAATACCATCATTCAACGGCACGCCGTCCACAACAAATAGCGGCTGGCTACCAGCGGTGATGGAAGCAGTGCCCCTTACCCGGAGTAGAGAGGAATTGCCCAGCAGGCCGGAAGAATTGGTCATGTTTACCCCTGCCACCTGTCCCTGCAGCAATTGCTGGGGCGATACAGCCGGTACATTGGTGATCTGGCCGGCTTTCACAACAGATACGGCCTCGGTCGTATACCGTTGCGCCTGTTCTCCATAACCTACCACGACCACTTCAGACAGCCGGGAAGATGCGGGTTGCAGTTTTATATCCAGCCAGGTGACATCTGCAGCAACCTTCAGTTGACGGGATTCATATCCCACCATGGAAAACTGCAGTTCAGGCGTTCCTCCCACGCTCATGGAAAAGGAGCCGTCTGGATTAGTGGCTACACTATAGGTGGAGCCTTTAAGGTGGATCGTAACGCCGGACAGCGGTGTGCCGCTGTTGTCGGCTTTGACAGTGCCTGTAAGTGTCCTCATCTGCGCAAGAGCAGGCAGCACGGCCATTAATGAAAACAGATACAGGAATACTCCTTTTTTCATCAAACAGATTTTAATTTAATGCAGGAAGCAGCATTAGTGATAGTACCAAGATTAAAATACCACATCCGTGGTCTAAATGCGGTCAATTGTCCCCGTGTCTTTATTATTTTGAAAATAGCCAATCAGCTAAAAGTACCACAAGATATAAAAATTCTTAAAAAGATATACGGATGTGTGGTTTAACATGTAGTTATTCAAAAAATGAAACTCTCCGGATCAAAAAAGGGCTCGTTATATAACAAGCCCTCAGAATACATACATATACGTTATAATTAATTAGCGTCCCACCAGACCTTATCGTAAACCCGTTTAGCACCCGGGAACTTTGGATTCCTGGTGATTTCCGAGGTCGGATATAGTAACCGCTGCGGCATCCGGCCGGCAGGCAGCACGGATGCCTGCGAACGAACCAGGAAGGAAGGATAACCGGTACGGCGCCATTCTGTCCATGCCTCGAAGTTCTGGTTTCCGCACATGGCAAAGTATTTCTGGGTGATGATGGCTTTTACCTGCGCTTCGGTACCGGTAGCTGGGAAGGCATCAACAACGTTACTGATGTAGTTACGCTGAGCAACGTTATATGCAGTAAAGCTGGCAGTGATCCCCTGCCGGTACAGGCCTTTCGCATCTCCGGGAAGCCACCCGCGTGCAACAGCTTCTGCCTGCAGGAAATAGCTCTCCGCAGCGGAAATGAATTTTACAGGCGCCAGCGCAGAGGAGTCATTTTGCCCGTAAGCACCTACCGCTACATTGGGAGTGGAAAACAGGTAATTCCACTGCATCCGGTAAGTTCCCTGGGGAATACCAGCTATCCCCATGGTATCAGGATCCGTTCTGTAGAACTTATAAACACGGGGATCATTCAGTCCATTCATCCGGTCAACGGCGGTACTGCTGGCAACCAGGTTCTGTGTTCTTCCAAGCCCCAGTATTTCGGCGAACAAAGGGTTATTGTTCCCGTTAGTGTTTACATAGGTGATCTTTGCATCTGAGGTCAGAAACCTTGCACCATCAAGAGTGCTTATGCCACGGGCTGCAAATGCTGCATCAATTTTAGCCAGCCGCATATATGCGCGGAGCTTCAAAGTGTTACCGAAAGCCTCCCATGCAGCCATATTACCACCAAATATCAGGTCATCATTTCCCGGCCGCACAGTGCTTTCAGGATCTATCAGGTTCAACCCCCTGTCGATCATCGCAAAAATGCTATCGTACACCATTTTCTGGGGATCATAAGCTGCCGCCAGGATGTCCTCATCCACAGCCCTGACAGCATCCCTTACAGGGATATCGCCAAATGCGTCAGTCAGTACCTGATAGGTGTAAGCCTTCAGCAGCTCAGCTATACCGGCATATTGCTTCACCCTTTTGGTATTTGCTTTATTGATGATCACCTGCAGATTTCGTAAGGCCCCCACATATAGTAATTGCCATGGCCTGTCAAAATCTGATGGGGTCAAATTCACCTGTTCGATGTTCCTGTACTGGATCCCACTGATATCCTGTGTCCAATACTGCGCCCATATGCCACCGTAAACCTGGAAGTGGTTGCCAATCACCATACTGATATTCGCCTGACTGGTGGGCAACAGATAGCTGGGATCGGGATCAATAAGCTTCGTTGGCGCCTCATTTATATCCAGGAATTTATGGCAACCCGTTTGTATGAATAATAGCACAGAAAGTGCTCCCAAGACTGATCTTACAAAATTCTTCTTCATTATCAGCACCATTATTTATTATTTAAAAGTCACTTTTATATTAAAACCAAAGTTTCTCAATGAAGGCAGTGCTACAAAGTCGAAGCCCTGTTCATTGCCCGCACCAGCGGAGTTCACTTCCGGATCGGCATATTTGTTCTTTGCCCATAATGCGAGGTTGTTGCCGAACAGCCCCACTACCAGATCTCCAGACAGTATTCTGCTTCGTTTAGCCGCCGGAATACGGCAGCTAAGGCTGGCCTCACGAAGCCTGATATAGGAGGCATCAAGTATATTCTGTCCATCCGGCTTATTTGTCCAGTACTGTTCCGGAAAATAAGGCCTTGTGTTTGGCACCAGTTTGCCGCTGCCATCGTTAGTTACGGAGTTGGGCCAGATGGCACCTAAACGGTTTTGTTCTGCCGTAACTTCAGATACCCCGGCCAGGTCTGTGATGCTTTTAGTGTAGGAATAAAACTTACCACCCTGTTTCGAGTCAAACAGGATACTGAAGCTCCACCCTTTATAGACTGCATTC from Chitinophaga filiformis carries:
- a CDS encoding SusD/RagB family nutrient-binding outer membrane lipoprotein — its product is MKKNFVRSVLGALSVLLFIQTGCHKFLDINEAPTKLIDPDPSYLLPTSQANISMVIGNHFQVYGGIWAQYWTQDISGIQYRNIEQVNLTPSDFDRPWQLLYVGALRNLQVIINKANTKRVKQYAGIAELLKAYTYQVLTDAFGDIPVRDAVRAVDEDILAAAYDPQKMVYDSIFAMIDRGLNLIDPESTVRPGNDDLIFGGNMAAWEAFGNTLKLRAYMRLAKIDAAFAARGISTLDGARFLTSDAKITYVNTNGNNNPLFAEILGLGRTQNLVASSTAVDRMNGLNDPRVYKFYRTDPDTMGIAGIPQGTYRMQWNYLFSTPNVAVGAYGQNDSSALAPVKFISAAESYFLQAEAVARGWLPGDAKGLYRQGITASFTAYNVAQRNYISNVVDAFPATGTEAQVKAIITQKYFAMCGNQNFEAWTEWRRTGYPSFLVRSQASVLPAGRMPQRLLYPTSEITRNPKFPGAKRVYDKVWWDAN
- a CDS encoding SusC/RagA family TonB-linked outer membrane protein, which translates into the protein MKKGVFLYLFSLMAVLPALAQMRTLTGTVKADNSGTPLSGVTIHLKGSTYSVATNPDGSFSMSVGGTPELQFSMVGYESRQLKVAADVTWLDIKLQPASSRLSEVVVVGYGEQAQRYTTEAVSVVKAGQITNVPAVSPQQLLQGQVAGVNMTNSSGLLGNSSLLRVRGTASITAGSQPLFVVDGVPLNDGIYNTSYGGGANLNPLLEINPEDIATITVLKDAAAAAIYGSRGSNGVILIETKKGALNNKTQIRLDYYTGWVSPTDKLKVMNGDEYRTFYNNYITKVKGTAPVDFPAKSTDWPSLVTRTGRTNNYALGASGGNDKTRFYVGGNYMDDGNFVIGNNLQRLSGRLNLEHTASKYLQLGVNFSTAYTNMDRIYQEGNASGNNNLPPYTAAFLNTPFTPAYTDDGQFANPTTNTLANIALSTNKYYTRRNTGNAYAKVNITKDLWVKTDWGIDLLETEERIRRSAKLTGNTTTPGSASRTLWQDNKWLSTNSLNYDKSIGADHHVTLLAAYSYETARYDDIKVTGNGFVNDQLPNVGSAAVTTGSATGKRWAMESYIFRANYRFQDKYLFEGSLRRDGSSRFGTNKKYGNFWAVSGGWIISQEQFMKELHFIDYMKLTASYGVTGNDRINYYDYLGLYSASDAGYAGQPGVRPSQIKNLNLGWEETKQFDLGLAVNVLDNRIQLTVDYYSKNSQDLLLYQAVPSTTGFGFSTRNAGKMRNRGVDLQITGVPVRTKDLQWTTSLNLGFVKNKVIKLSSDSRDEEGRNYVLSSFGGQRVIQGYALNSFYVLNYKGINPQTGDPEWYTKDGKATTTPTANDQIIAGNAMPKLTGGFNNTVRYKQFDLGVNFYFSYGNKVMLNEFQTLDNATLTNSNLSKDMLNYWQKPGDQALAPAATSASWKTMPFNQLSTRQLFDGSFLRLKTLTLGYNLPSNLLSNTHVLSGARLYVLGQNLWTVTKKEFRGADPEVSLYGSNGQVAGESYFSLPQPKTITVGVNLLF
- a CDS encoding RagB/SusD family nutrient uptake outer membrane protein produces the protein MKTAKMNGQKKILIWLLAGLTCTSLFSCSKDLDQEPEQQIPTEDVFTSGPTALSALYGVYSRSQRQEVFGGQPQIIADFMADNVNYLGSSMSDISNFITSPSSSIVSEMWRIHFDAIMGANAVVDKVPGIQDASFTTADRKMYVAEAKFMRAILYFDLLNLFSQPYQVSQGGAPGIPVVTAAFDGTITYPARGTVNDVQAQIEKDLLEALPDLSDTFSDPMLARGRATKGAANALLSRLYLYREQWDKAAQYAKAVLDAPYYKLAGDYAFYDGNTKEDVFSIQNTDTDPGGSSWGYFYRPTGVNGSGACPFSPELIQAFSAEAGDKRFAMSDEGTAANLEKRRFTLKFPSVSPAKDNSPMIRVTEMYLNRAEALAATNGVNQESIDLMNALRKRAGLDEWTITTFATTDALITAILNERRKELCFEGHRRMDVLRRGQSLRANDPEKKAGADRVILPIPQREIDLSPALKGHQNPGY